In Kryptolebias marmoratus isolate JLee-2015 linkage group LG22, ASM164957v2, whole genome shotgun sequence, a single window of DNA contains:
- the fam83b gene encoding protein FAM83B: protein MEVGYFRSNAEDFYKGHYENVLKKPSGEMTSPEFSRLSSLTGEIKTEDYIQPHYKESYRLAIDRLVKDGRDSYHEFLKGENLGTFLSEREIVHIVDNAEHLQPENNINDITGAPDPSNDNQSSSGTYWPVHSDVKTPDLDLGWPKVMHENLHTSIHLLFHPPRLNNPTIKEVIRKQIQDARQVIGIVMDRFTDVDIFKEVVDASLRGVSVYVLLDHSNLKDFLKMAEGQKVNLEHLRKMRVRTLKGPQYLCQSGAKFHGTMEQKFLLIDCHTAIFGSYSFAWSFEKIHLSMVQVITGHLVKSYDEEFRTLYAHSTVPPELECVFNIKGLQEQQMTPKSHSASQLGQNNQMKYIGIRNLNEEGNMVGPLFENHINLHHQMPQFSQMESEFNMLKRHSYAGERQDGHTPHNIRPRGSNWNITKDTRYGPNDYSMDNYLHTPQNYRGLNMRQSYNGIDKQALCMQQNIPTLENTSKAFMRTWRIDSYLKHPEVQATEAFDYLDQFETPDKTSAFMQGRMRSSLVLRSTMPEQMKPNRHMNNMSANVGLSAAHNSFLHYSSMQWDPAAAAGNRLNPSEFMSKKQSLQQLDDFQDTSGNGPGGNFYYPMYVSLGRPKHGQIMTNPDILTDGWHKRHSVADPRSNTEHTHEYSGQVYENAARTQVNKSTAELSSQVGGYRSNLNEDQRSISHYDVKSFPKDPTNSFWQEPPSRAVSAAALDLKNKDLTKKSINAQQNPKNSSKKIQPLLNIQGKNENSIKSNETPSLNSDDSTNTITAEDEETTTSSETENPQIKHQTTSSVKFASKFSKPRFKTEEPQISRQNSLTKSPTWKKPSILEKKSKPAAENHQYSKEESFFSFEKKSALPGSLRRSQSQDKSKSYSKGDAAVEHNVSRSVRGHSENKLGKFFQRMGSLIHKSK, encoded by the exons ATGGAAGTGGGATATTTTAGGAGCAATGCAGAGGATTTCTACAAAGGTCACTATGAAAAT GTCTTAAAGAAACCGTCTGGAGAGATGACCTCTCCTGAGTTTTCCCGGCTGTCGTCACTGACAGGAGAGATTAAAACAGAGGATTACATCCAGCCTCATTATAAAGAGTCATATCGCCTGGCGATTGATCGCCTGGTGAAAGACGGCAGAGACAGTTACCATGAGTTCCTCAAGGGAGAAAATTTGGGGACTTTCCTCTCAGAGCGTGAGATCGTTCACATTGTTGATAATGCTGAACATCTGCAACCTGAAAACAACATCAATGATATCACCGGTGCACCAGACCCCTCCAACGACAACCAGTCATCCTCAGGGACGTACTGGCCCGTCCACTCAGATGTGAAAACGCCAGATTTGGACTTGGGGTGGCCAAAGGTCATGCATGAAAATCTACACACAAGTATTCATCTGCTTTTCCACCCACCCAGGCTAAACAACCCGACCATAAAAGAGGTGATCCGAAAGCAAATTCAGGATGCAAGACAG GTCATTGGCATCGTGATGGACAGGTTCACTGATGTGGACATTTTCAAAGAAGTTGTGGACGCTTCTTTACGGGGAGTCTCAGTTTATGTGCTTTTGGATCATTCCAATTTGAAAGATTTCCTCAAAATGGCTGAAGGTCAAAAAGTCAACCTAGAGCACCTAAGA AAGATGAGGGTGCGCACCTTGAAAGGTCCACAGTACCTCTGCCAATCAGGAGCCAAATTTCATGGAACAATGGAGCAGAAGTTTCTTTTGATCGACTGCCACACAGCAATTTTTGGCTCATACAG TTTTGCCTGGTCTTTTGAGAAGATCCATCTAAGCATGGTTCAGGTCATCACCGGACACCTTGTCAAGTCCTATGATGAGGAGTTTCGGACACTTTATGCCCATTCAACTGTGCCGCCTGAACTAGAGTGTGTGTTTAACATCAAAGGGCTTCAGGAACAACAAATGACCCCAAAATCTCATTCTGCATCACAACTTGGGCAAAATAACCAGATGAAGTATATTGGCATCAGAAATCTAAATGAAGAAGGTAACATGGTTGGGCCCTTATTTGAAAATCATATCAATCTTCATCATCAAATGCCCCAGTTTTCCCAGATGGAATCTGAGTTTAATATGTTAAAAAGGCACAGCTATGCTGGTGAAAGACAAGATGGACACACTCCACACAACATCAGACCTAGAGGGAGCAACTGGAACATAACCAAAGACACAAGATATGGACCAAATGACTACTCTATGGATAATTATTTGCACACACCACAGAACTACAGAGGTCTAAACATGAGGCAGTCTTATAATGGCATTGACAAACAGGCACTCTGCATGCAACAGAATATACCAACATTGGAGAATACATCTAAGGCATTTATGCGCACATGGAGGATCGACTCTTACCTTAAACACCCTGAGGTTCAAGCTACAGAGGCCTTTGACTACTTGGACCAGTTTGAGACCCCAGACAAGACAAGTGCCTTCATGCAAGGAAGGATGAGGAGCTCTCTTGTTCTCAGGTCCACCATGCCAGAACAAATGAAGCCAAATAGACACATGAACAACATGTCTGCCAATGTTGGCCTCTCAGCAGCCCACAACTCCTTTTTGCACTACTCATCGATGCAGTGggatcctgctgctgcagctgggaaTAGATTAAATCCCTCTGAGTTCATGTCAAAGAAACAAAGTCTGCAGCAATTGGATGATTTTCAAGACACTTCAGGGAATGGCCCAGGAGGAAACTTCTACTACCCTATGTATGTCAGCCTGGGCAGACCTAAACACGGACAGATAATGACAAACCCTGACATCCTGACAGACGGCTGGCACAAAAGGCACAGTGTGGCGGATCCACGGTCAAACACTGAGCATACACATGAATACTCAGGTCAAGTGTATGAAAATGCTGCAAGGAcacaagtaaacaaaagcacagcAGAGCTCAGTTCACAGGTTGGAGGATATAGATCAAATCTGAATGAAGATCAGAGATCTATTTCCCACTATGATGTCAAGAGTTTCCCAAAAGACCCTACTAATTCCTTCTGGCAGGAACCACCATCCAGGGCTGTGTCTGCAGCAGCCCTGGACCTGAAAAACAaggatttgacaaaaaaatctaTCAATGCTCAGCAAAATCCAAAGAACAGTTCCAAGAAAATCCAACCTTTGCTGAACATTCAAGGGAAAAACGAGAACTCCATCAAAAGCAATGAAACACCAAGTCTGAATTCAGATGATAGCACCAACACCATCACTGCTGAGGATGAAGAGACAACAACTTccagtgaaacagaaaatccCCAAATCAAACACCAAACAACCAGTTCGGTCAAATTCGCATCAAAATTTTCAAAGCCTCGTTTCAAAACCGAGGAACCCCAAATTTCACGGCAGAACTCTCTCACCAAATCCCCCACATGGAAGAAACCCTCCATCCTTGAGAAAAAGTCAAAGCCCGCAGCTGAAAATCATCAGTACAGCAAAGAAGAATCGTTCTTctcatttgaaaagaaaagtgctCTGCCCGGCAGTTTACGGCGCTCTCAGTCCCAGGACAAATCCAAAAGCTATTCTAAAGGCGACGCAGCTGTTGAACACAATGTCAGTCGGTCTGTACGGGGGCACAGTGAAAACAAGCTGGGGaaattctttcaaagaatgggAAGTCTTATACACAAGAGCAAGTAG